One Arcobacter sp. FWKO B genomic window, AACAAAATCCATTAATCATCATTCCTAATTATAAGGCTTTTAGGTAGATTTAACTTTTCTATTATCTCTTTTTCTTTTGCTCTTTGTTCTCCATTATCTACTTCATGGTCATACCCTAAAAGGTGTAATAAACCATGAAGATATAAAAGAGCAAATTCTTCATCATTTGAGTGTCCATACTCTTTGGCTTTTGCTACGATATAATCAACACTAATTACAACGGTTCCAATTGGAGCATTAGGCATATTTTCTAATGGAAAACTAAGTACATCAGTTGCTTTGTCAATTTTTCTATACTCTTTATTTAGTTCTCTAATGGTAATATCATCTGTGATGATTAACTCAATCTCCTGAGTTGTTAATTCATTTGTTATTTTGTTGATTAAAGTATAGTCAAACTCAAAATTTGTTTGATTATCTAAGTCAATATTACTCACTACATTTATCAATGCCAAGTTCCCTCATTAGTTTTTCACAAAATTCACCAGCATCTCTATTTGAATCACTTGTATCAAATTCTATAGAAAAATTACCAGCATTTTCATCTATTGCTCTTCTTGTTACACTTGGAAACAATTTAGTTTCTTTTTCAATTCTTCCTATAGCTTCTTGAATTGCTTTTTTGAAATCATCATTGTCATAATCAACCACAAGTCTTAAATACATCTCTTCCATTTGTACTCTAGCACACTTATTTCTAGCCATATCAATAGTCCTTTTTATTATGTAAAATATATCATTATTATAGCTTATTGATATTTAAAGCATGTTGAGTGACTTGATAGTTAATGTTGATAGTATTTTTTGTTTGTAAGAGGTATAACAAAAGAATTCAAAGGGGTGTCATTTGAATTCTTTTGTTAGAAGTAATTTAAGCTTGTTTACCTACACCAATTCTCCAGTCGTCTTCTCCTGAAGTACTTGCTGTTTCATGTCTCCATGAAATTTTTCTGTATGCAAATGCTACTTTTTCTGCTGGTGCTACATCAGCCAATGAAGCACCAATTTC contains:
- the ybeY gene encoding rRNA maturation RNase YbeY; translation: MINVVSNIDLDNQTNFEFDYTLINKITNELTTQEIELIITDDITIRELNKEYRKIDKATDVLSFPLENMPNAPIGTVVISVDYIVAKAKEYGHSNDEEFALLYLHGLLHLLGYDHEVDNGEQRAKEKEIIEKLNLPKSLIIRNDD